One window from the genome of Thermaerobacter marianensis DSM 12885 encodes:
- the glyA gene encoding serine hydroxymethyltransferase, translated as MNSALAATDPEILRWIREEHRRQRETLELIASENFTSAAVLEAMGSALTNKYAEGYPGRRYYGGCPFVDQVEELARRRACALFGAEHANVQPHSGAQANMAVYFATLEPGDTILGMNLAHGGHLTHGSPVNFSGQLYRVVAYGVDPETERIDYDEVARLAREHRPKLIVVGASAYPRVIDFARFRAIADEVGAKVMVDMAHIAGLVAGGAHPNPVPYAEFVTSTTHKTLRGPRGGFVLCREAEAKALDKAVFPGMQGGPLMHVIAAKAVCFHEAAQPAFREYARQVVANARALAETLAAEGLRLVSGGTDNHLMLVDLRSLGVTGREAEQVLERVGITVNKNAIPFDPQPPMVTSGIRLGTPALTTRGMREAEMREIGQLIAAALRHRDEPAELDRIADRVRELAAAFPHPSGATAAEAGAPATA; from the coding sequence GTGAACAGCGCCCTGGCCGCCACCGACCCCGAGATCCTGCGCTGGATCCGGGAAGAACACCGCCGCCAGCGGGAGACCCTGGAGCTCATCGCCTCGGAGAACTTCACCAGCGCCGCCGTCCTGGAGGCCATGGGCTCCGCCCTGACCAACAAGTACGCCGAGGGCTACCCGGGCCGCCGGTACTACGGCGGCTGCCCGTTCGTCGACCAGGTGGAGGAACTGGCCCGCCGGCGGGCCTGCGCCCTCTTCGGCGCCGAGCACGCCAACGTCCAGCCCCACTCGGGCGCCCAGGCCAACATGGCCGTCTACTTCGCCACCCTTGAGCCTGGGGACACGATCCTGGGGATGAACCTGGCCCACGGCGGCCACCTGACCCACGGGAGTCCCGTGAACTTCTCCGGCCAGCTCTACCGCGTGGTGGCCTACGGGGTCGACCCCGAGACCGAGCGCATCGACTACGACGAGGTGGCGCGCCTGGCCCGGGAGCACCGGCCGAAGCTCATCGTGGTGGGGGCGTCGGCCTACCCGCGGGTCATCGACTTCGCCCGGTTCCGCGCCATCGCCGACGAGGTGGGGGCCAAGGTGATGGTCGACATGGCCCACATCGCCGGCCTCGTGGCAGGCGGCGCGCACCCCAACCCGGTGCCCTACGCCGAGTTCGTCACCTCCACCACCCACAAGACCCTGCGCGGGCCGCGGGGCGGGTTCGTCCTGTGCCGGGAGGCCGAGGCCAAGGCCCTGGACAAGGCGGTCTTCCCCGGCATGCAGGGCGGGCCGCTGATGCACGTCATCGCGGCGAAGGCCGTGTGCTTCCACGAGGCCGCCCAGCCCGCCTTCCGCGAGTACGCCCGTCAGGTGGTGGCCAACGCCCGGGCGTTGGCCGAGACCCTCGCCGCCGAGGGGCTCCGCCTGGTCAGCGGCGGCACCGACAACCACCTGATGCTGGTCGACCTGCGCTCGCTGGGCGTGACGGGCCGCGAGGCGGAGCAGGTGCTGGAGCGGGTCGGCATCACGGTGAACAAGAACGCCATCCCCTTCGATCCGCAGCCCCCCATGGTGACCAGCGGCATCCGCCTGGGCACGCCGGCTTTGACGACGCGGGGGATGCGCGAAGCGGAGATGCGGGAGATCGGGCAGCTGATCGCTGCAGCCCTGCGCCACCGGGACGAACCGGCCGAGCTCGACCGCATCGCGGACCGCGTGCGGGAGCTGGCGGCGGCCTTCCCGCACCCGTCGGGGGCCAC